A stretch of the Lolium perenne isolate Kyuss_39 chromosome 3, Kyuss_2.0, whole genome shotgun sequence genome encodes the following:
- the LOC127344568 gene encoding uncharacterized protein — protein MDIGGPVLIIPILIFQVLLCMRLEGTPSNARFIPVRAIFSPILLLQVVTAIISVWRFFERLVVKLQDGITSERYISISSKIDELFMLVQHGSRLIAWSIDEHSKEEEAHLCYTNNIGFVSILINRRILNSNTTVRYLSLK, from the exons ATG GATATTGGTGGCCCTGTACTGATAATTCCTATCCTGATTTTTCAAGTTCTTCTATGTATGCGCTTAGAG GGTACTCCTTCTAATGCACGATTTATCCCAGTTCGAGCTATTTTCTCACCTATACTTCTGCTACAAGTGGTCACTGCAATTATTTCTGTTTGGAGATTCTTTGAAAGGCTTGTTGTTAAATTACAAGATGGCATTACAAGTGAAAGATATATTTCTATCTCGTCAAAGATTGATGAGTTGTTTATGCTGGTACAACATGGTTCAAG GCTCATTGCGTGGTCCATTGATGAACATAGCAAAGAGGAAGAAGCCCATTTATGCTATACAAATAACATTGG ATTTGTGAGTATTTTGATTAATAGAAGAATTCTGAACTCTAATACTACTGTCAGATATCTCTCCCTTAAGTGA